The Neovison vison isolate M4711 chromosome 5, ASM_NN_V1, whole genome shotgun sequence genome includes a region encoding these proteins:
- the LOC122906239 gene encoding keratin-associated protein 4-2-like isoform X2 — protein sequence MVNSCCGSVCSDQGCGEESCCRPSCCQTTCCRTTCCRPSCCVSSCCQPSCCGSSCCRPSCCTSSCCRPTCCQTTCCRTTCCRPSCCVPSCCTSSCCRPTCCQTTCCRTTCCRPSCCVSSCCRPSCCGSSCCRPSCCGSSCCRPTCCQTTCCRTTCCRPSCCVSSCCRPSCC from the exons ATGGTCAACTCCTGTTGTGGCTCCGTCTGCTCTGACCAGGGCTGTGGCGAGGAGTCCTGCTGCCGCCCCAGCTGCTGCcagaccacctgctgcaggaccacctgctgccgccccagctgctgtgtgtccagctgctgccagccctcctgctgtggctccagctgctgcaggcccagctgcTGCACCTctagctgctgccgccccacctgctgccagaccacctgctgcaggaccacctgctgccgtcccagctgctgtgt gcccagctgcTGCACCTctagctgctgccgccccacctgctgccagactacctgctgcaggaccacctgctgccgccccagctgctgtgtgtccagctgctgcCGCCCCTCCTGCTGCGGTTCCAgctgctgcaggcccagctgctgtggctccagctgctgccgccccacctgctgccagaccacctgctgcaggaccacctgctgccgccccagctgctgtgtgtccagctgctgccgccccagctgTTGCTAG
- the LOC122906239 gene encoding keratin-associated protein 4-4-like isoform X1, translating to MVNSCCGSVCSDQGCGEESCCRPSCCQTTCCRTTCCRPSCCVCCTSSCCRPTCCQTTCCRTTCCRPSCCVSSCCRPSCCGSSCCGSSCCRPSCCISSCCRPSCCGSSCCGSSCCRPSCCTSSCCRPTCCQTTCCRTTCCRPSCCVSSCCRPSCCGSSCCRPSCCGSSCCRPTCCQTTCCRTTCCRPSCCVSSCCRPSCC from the exons ATGGTCAACTCCTGTTGTGGCTCCGTCTGCTCTGACCAGGGCTGTGGCGAGGAGTCCTGCTGCCGCCCCAGCTGCTGCcagaccacctgctgcaggaccacctgctgccgccccagctgctgtgt ctgcTGCACCTctagctgctgccgccccacctgctgccagaccacctgctgcaggaccacctgctgccgtcccagctgctgtgtgtccagctgctgccgcccctcctgctgtggctccagctgctgtggctccagctgctgcaggcccagctgctgcatctctagctgctgccgcccctcctgctgtggttccagctgctgtggctccagctgctgcaggcccagctgcTGCACCTctagctgctgccgccccacctgctgccagactacctgctgcaggaccacctgctgccgccccagctgctgtgtgtccagctgctgcCGCCCCTCCTGCTGCGGTTCCAgctgctgcaggcccagctgctgtggctccagctgctgccgccccacctgctgccagaccacctgctgcaggaccacctgctgccgccccagctgctgtgtgtccagctgctgccgccccagctgTTGCTAG